The Lysinibacillus pakistanensis genome includes a window with the following:
- the asnB gene encoding asparagine synthase (glutamine-hydrolyzing), translating into MCGITGWASFQKDLRTSEEIIKLMTQTLEKRGPDDENIWCNEHIAFGHRRLAVIDLIGGKQPMTKIHEGSNYVITYNGELYNTEELRKELQNRGYTFTTHSDTEVLLTAYIEWKEQCVDFFNGIFAFGVWDEQSQSLFLCRDRLGVKPLYYTEQHDGLLFASEVKALLAHPMIKAAVNTEGLANIIAVGPSRTPGKALFQNINELRPGYAMRFSREGIRIWQYWRLQSEYHDESLEDTVDHVRFLLTDAIERQLVSDVPICTFLSGGLDSSIITGIASNRFQLQGKDKLHTYSIDYEDNERFFNPHTFQTSTDTYWIEQMTNTFKTDHHAEEISQQQLIDLLMESVIVRDSPGMADVDSSLLWFCREIKKDFTVALSGECADEIFGGYPWFTETTTGFPWIRSLAERTTMLQDRWRKKLAVESYVQHVHTQTINEVPYLQGESVDMARHREMFYLNMVWFMQTLLERKDRMSMGASLEVRVPFADHRLVEYTWNIPWEMKNLGGMEKGLLRKAMDQLLPKEVLYRKKNPYPKTYHPVYTTGVQKWLGEIMKDKNSILHELFERQKLIELIESGGSSFKVPWYGQLMAGPQLLAYLGQIHTWFEHYNIQLIES; encoded by the coding sequence ATGAAAATATTTGGTGTAATGAGCATATAGCGTTTGGCCATCGACGGTTAGCCGTTATCGATTTAATCGGTGGCAAGCAACCAATGACTAAAATTCATGAAGGTTCAAATTATGTCATTACATACAATGGCGAACTTTATAATACAGAAGAATTACGAAAGGAGCTTCAAAATCGAGGATACACGTTTACTACACATTCAGATACGGAAGTTTTGCTAACAGCGTATATTGAATGGAAGGAGCAATGTGTAGATTTTTTTAATGGTATTTTCGCTTTTGGGGTGTGGGATGAACAATCCCAATCACTATTTTTATGTAGAGACCGACTTGGGGTAAAACCTTTGTATTATACAGAGCAACATGATGGTTTGCTTTTTGCATCTGAGGTGAAAGCATTGCTAGCACATCCTATGATAAAAGCTGCTGTAAATACAGAAGGATTAGCTAATATCATAGCTGTAGGACCTTCTCGAACACCAGGGAAGGCGCTTTTTCAAAATATTAACGAATTACGTCCGGGATATGCAATGCGCTTCTCAAGGGAGGGTATACGAATTTGGCAGTATTGGCGCTTGCAGAGCGAGTATCATGATGAGTCATTAGAAGATACAGTAGATCATGTCCGTTTTTTACTGACAGATGCAATTGAACGACAGCTTGTTTCGGATGTCCCAATTTGCACCTTCCTATCAGGTGGTTTAGATTCTAGTATTATTACAGGCATTGCATCCAACAGATTTCAGCTACAAGGGAAAGATAAGCTTCATACGTACTCTATAGATTATGAGGATAATGAGCGTTTTTTTAATCCGCATACATTTCAAACATCGACAGATACTTATTGGATAGAACAAATGACAAATACATTTAAAACGGACCATCATGCTGAAGAAATCTCTCAACAGCAATTAATTGATTTGTTAATGGAGTCTGTGATTGTTAGAGATTCACCAGGAATGGCAGATGTAGATTCATCATTATTATGGTTTTGTCGAGAAATTAAAAAGGACTTTACAGTTGCCTTATCAGGTGAATGTGCTGATGAAATTTTTGGAGGTTATCCATGGTTTACTGAGACGACAACAGGTTTTCCTTGGATTCGTTCACTAGCTGAAAGAACAACAATGCTACAAGATCGATGGCGTAAGAAATTAGCAGTTGAATCATACGTACAGCATGTTCATACACAAACAATAAATGAAGTGCCATATCTACAAGGGGAGAGTGTAGATATGGCAAGGCATCGTGAAATGTTTTATTTGAATATGGTATGGTTTATGCAAACATTGTTGGAACGAAAGGATCGCATGAGTATGGGAGCAAGTCTTGAGGTTCGTGTTCCATTTGCTGATCATCGTCTTGTGGAATATACATGGAATATTCCTTGGGAAATGAAAAATTTAGGTGGAATGGAAAAGGGATTACTTCGTAAAGCAATGGACCAACTATTGCCCAAAGAAGTATTGTATCGTAAAAAGAATCCGTACCCTAAAACTTATCATCCAGTTTATACGACGGGTGTTCAAAAATGGCTAGGGGAAATAATGAAGGATAAAAATTCAATTCTTCATGAATTATTTGAACGACAGAAGCTTATTGAGCTAATTGAATCTGGTGGTAGCTCTTTTAAAGTTCCTTGGTATGGGCAATTAATGGCAGGTCCTCAACTTTTGGCTTATTTAGGGCAAATTCATACATGGTTTGAACATTATAATATTCAATTAATTGAATCATAA